Below is a window of Electrophorus electricus isolate fEleEle1 chromosome 1, fEleEle1.pri, whole genome shotgun sequence DNA.
TAAATTCTAAGGGCCAGATCTTGATTCAGGATGTTACTTCTAAGGTTAGGGACATAAACTGATGCTGAAGAGCTAACACCAACTGCGAGTGACTGATGACTGCCTTCCGTCAGCCCACTCTCACCAGTCATCACCTGTATTTACACTCAAATAAACCAGACTACAGCTGACAAACGACAAGCACACATGTTCTAGGCCTgcacaaactaaaaaaaacaaaaacaaacaaacaaacaaaaacacagggaaccCACTGCCTACCGAAGGTTTCTTATAACAAATGTACTGGGCTCCGAGTAACTCCCAACTCATCTTGAATTCATTTGTTCCATAAAATTGTATATTGTGACATCAAAGTAATGAGAAATGTTCCATCTGTTCTCTAGATAGTATAACAAAATGACTTCCTGTGTAGCTAAATATAACTTTAGCTTAGCACACTGCCTTGGTAGATCAAGCCACAATGCGATAAAAACTACATGTTTTTTTAGTCTATATTATCTCATTTCAAATTTAGACTgaacaaccaatcagaaaactCTCCCTCACAGCCAACCACCAATTCAGCATGCACAATCAACCAAAACAGAGCTAACGAGGACCAATCAATCAGAGTCAAAGGGTGCAGAACACACCGCACTGAGTACGGGTGACAGCCGGTCACCAACACCCTCCAGCGACCTGACACCATTAGATCAGTGTGTCCCCAGGATAAGTTCCATGTATGCAACCATTTTGTGCCTGTTGCCAAATTCCATCATCACTCTGGAATGTGTACAAGTTGATGAAAGCATACTACTACTTGCCAAAGGCAGGCATACACCTCAACACCAAATAATATTTAGCCACAAGTTTGGCTCCGCCTCATCGATGAGGTTTCCCTACATCACAAGAGATGCCTGGTTTCCTACTTAAAAATCAACCGAAAGTCAGTGAGTACTGACTATATCATCTGGGAGGAAAGAAATCATGAATAATTCCTTCTCATGATATTATTCAACAGAGGACTCTTGAGCATGATGAGCTGTTCAGAGGacacaataaataacaattcaGCACAGAACTGAGCCACTTTTCTACGTCACATAGCAGTCAAGCACCGCGACCAATCATtgtttaatagtaataaagtaGCAAATACAGGTAAGAATATTGTAAAATTACTGATACAAAATAGCAAATTTAATTAATTGCTTGATTGACATACAAGCActgaaccttttaaaaataagtacATGACCATCACAGACTGAAACACATCgaacaaaaaacactgcaccTCAAGGTGTTCAGTTTAAACACCTCCTGCTTACATACAAAGCTCTGCGTGGTTTTGCACCTCCCTACTTGGCTGAACGTCTACACTCATACTACCCTGTATGTACACTTTGGTCCTGTGATTGGTCTCTGGAGCGGGCAGATGTGGCCCAAAACTATTGAACACATTACCACAATCTCTCTGCACTTCACTTTCTCCTTACAAATCTCAACTTAAAACACACCTCTTCTCTCAATGTTTACCTCACCTTTCTTCTGTTAATAGTTGTTTAATTAATGTGCTTTTTCatctgtattgttattgtaaagtgaACTTGggtatgagaaaggtgctatataaattaatctTATAATTATTTGATAAATCATCTCTTAGAGCATGGTGCTGCCAACACCAAGAATGGAATCGATTCCCAGTTAGCATGCATACAGTAATACTGATAAATGTGCAAGTCAATTGGGATAAGATGGTCTGccaaataaatgattaaatttaGATATATAATGACGTGCTTCCAGATCCTCATTTTATGAGGAGTTCTACGGTTTCACAAAATGTGTGCAAAGGCTGCAAAAAGATTTTGTTCAGAGTCAGGATCAGTTAGAGGTGGCAAACCTCTTGACAGACTGACATTTTCATGAAAGGACACTTGGGTAAATATTGCTTGTCAGGATATTGTCCTATAGAGCATATGccatgaacagaaaaaaagcaaaaaacgtAGCTACTATCTTCTGCAATTTACGTAAATAATTCTCTATGCTAATAATATCTCAATATATCCATTTCATCAAAAGTGGTAAATAATCAGAATTGTATTTAAGCTAGACAGAAAAGCTTCCTGTCTTAGCTGTAAAAGCTGAGTTAACAGTCATAACAGTACTTCATTTGAGTTTGTGATCTTTATTAGTAAGTTCtgaaatacatgcacatgccTTTAAATTTCATTGTAGTGCTACCATGTCTTAAATCCCACAGTGTCAACCTAAGCCACATCATAATGTCTGACTGAATCAATGTGTGCATCTCTTACTTGTTGTAATACTGAGTGAGGTTCTCGTCTTCCTCCAGCACCCGTCTGCCTGCGAAGTCCAGCGTGATCTTGCGGTCCTTGCGGGAGGCATGGCGTAGGTCCCGTAGCTCCGCCTCCCGTTTACGCAAGGCCTCCCGCTCTACTGGAGACAGCCACTGGTTGGAGTCTGTGGCAAAGTAGTCTGACTCATCGTCCAAGACCTGCGTTCGGCGAACGCTGGGAAAAAATGAGGTTATGAGTCCAATGCTATCTACAAGCCAccttaaaaacattaaatgttatatGGCAATGCAACTCAATCACTCAAACAGCAGGCGGGTTTAGGTGTAGCATACCTATTCTTGTCGTACTCCAGCAGTTTGTCTTTGTGCTGAATAGCCTTCTCTAAGCCTGCCTTAATCCTGGCCTCCTGGTGAGGCAGGTAGTCTTTGTCTGATCCCTCACAGGCAATACGATCTGTTATTTTAAAGGGGGTAGACCCAGACCAGCAGGTTACCCCAGGAGATGCAGTGTAACAAAGTAACAGGAAGCATGCACTCAAATCAGAAATGAAACCATGCTCATCTTCTTCCTCACCTCCCATAAGTTTCTTTCGGAGTTTCTGACTTTTGTTTGAGTCCCGTTGCAAGATCTCCTGCTCTTCTCTAGTACAAACctgacattaaaatattattattattattattattattattaagtattacaaaaatatttttcaataaagGTGGGGCTGGATTCACAATTCATCCTTTAAATTTATAGGCCTCTAAATGAGCCTGAACAAAGATTTCTGGAGCACTTATTGTAATTTGTCATCATAGTTTCATATTATCCCCAAACACTTTCTTCAGCTTTGCAATATACCAAGTCGAAGGGTCTAAACTCCATAAATCACAGAGCAcaactttaaaaacacacaactttTTAGAGGGGGTATTCTCCCCCAGATTactttatttaatgtaaatatcaAGGTGAagtctgaagttcacacgtacCAGACTGCCACAGAAGAGACAAGGGCCAGAGCCCTCCTGCTCGCACACAATGCGCCCACAGGTCATGCAGTTGTTGATAAGTTTGTGCCTCTGTGCCAGGCAGTCACAGGAATGCCGTCCAGGCAGCAAAACTGCAAGCCTGTCTTGACCCTCTTTAGCATATAAATTTAcaaatttgttctttttcttcaccAAGGAAGAGGCGCTGTTCTCTTGTGCCTAAACATAGTAAGCACAGTTTTCAGATCTGGTGTCCCTTCAAGGGAACCTCATGCTCAGAGTTGGTTACAAACACTACATATAGGCCACCTTAATCAAGTCAATAGGGGTTTTTACAGTCTCCTCCTCCGGCTCCATTTGACTGACAGATATGACCTCCTGTTTGTTCCTTCCTTTCCGCTTTGACTTTTTCTGGGTGTCTTTTGTAACATCTGGACCCTCTGTGGACCCAAAGTCACCATTTGTTGGACACAAACGAAAGCACCCAATTCCACTAAGCAAAACCGCAAACACGAGCCTTTATCCAAACGTTAACACACCTGTTACTGCATCTCTCATGAGGATTAGCTCTGGCCCATTCTCGACCTGAGTGCTGCTCCCCTGACATCTCCGTATCAGCTCATCGATGAAACGTTTCTTCCTCCCGTCGGTTCCTTGTAGCAGGTCGCCTACATACTCCGCAATTTCACCGGCATTGTTGATGGACAGAATATAACTAAGACATAACAAATAATTAGCACATTACACAATCGGCAAGCTAACCAGCTAAAAAAGGTCGATATTTATTACACCAGCTAAGCTATAGCTGGCACTTTTATGCccaattattttccatttagcTACACAGACTAGCCGGCTAGctacagacaaaataaattCACAGCTGCAGCTTTCTAAACTATCTATCTATTACCTCGCTACCGTTATAGTTCACATATAGCAACGCCACTGACTCTGGCAGCTTGTCAATTCTACCAGGCTGAATAACTGTTATGTATCTTACCAGCTAGCCGACTAGCTACCTGGGTTTGTTTGATGGAAATAGGTTAGCTATCATAGCTAGCTTAGATAGCTAACAGATATCAGAGTGTACTCACTGAACAATGTCATCACTTGCTTCCAAACCGAAATTACTGTTTAACTCATCTACACACCAACGAAGCAAAGAGTCTGACATTATAGACAATTAACTAACTAGAAAAGTACAGTAGTGGAATGTTTGAACAGCCAGCTAGATCAGCTAACCTATTTCACTGCAGCTGGAACTAGTGATTTACAGTCCCGGTAACATGAATCTGTGGAACCgtgcttttcaaaataaaattccaACAGCAATAAAAGTCCATTGAATAGTTTCacgcagagaaaaaaaaaaaagaaatagaataATATCATGAGCTAATTATGAAATAACTTACattattattctttaaaaaaataattgactGTACATGCAACATCATATAACACATAGAGCCAAGACTTTGTTTAGGATGTACAGAATCTCCTTTGAAAGCATAAGATGTTGTTGCATTAAAATAAGCTTTTATGACCATGAACAGTAAAGTCATGCCAACATTTGTGACTGACACACAGGCTGTTACCAAACCACTGTAACTGCCCTTAGTGTCACAATGCAGTTGGtctcatattttaaataaaattatagatTTAAAGTAATGTAAAGAAAagcacaatttaaaaacaataaaaatgttagtcattataataattatttgtaaAGCTAAATTGTTATTCCTTATAACAATTTTGTAAAACTACATTATTATCATTTTAGTCACCAGAGGGTAGCATAGTGGTATTACTTTTTAGAGCACTGTGGAATTTCTTCATTGCTTGGCATGACATTGTATTTTAGTTTTCATTCTATATTTGTTATCTTTTACTATAAAATTCTTTACCAGATTTTTAGGTCAAAGATGGAAGATGCTATTCATTGTGTCATTTGAAATCTTGACAAGTAGCACATTGTTAGTCCTTATTAAACAGACCCTTTAAGAGAGAAACAATCTTGAGCCAAAGCCTAAGCTCAGACATCTCACAATTAATATAGAGACTAACCTTTCATGTTAAGACAGTTAAATCAGTAGAATTTACTGTAGCATAATTTGTCAACTGTGGGAAGATTCTACAGATGGGAAACATTTCCCTGTTTTCGTTTCAAATAGCATTTAAAGATTTGCTCAAAACATTAGGAAAGGATTCTTGCCTTTCTGCAGGCATTTAAGACTCATTAATCTAAAATATTTCTTCTCAGTTTAAGTGATCGTTAAGTATTATTCTCAGCATGAGAATTTTGGGATATTTTGGGATATTTCTACTCAATGGGGCTAAATCTCTGTAGTCATGGCAACTGACAAAGCACTGTAGACATgaggacagactgacagagcACTAATTAAATTCAAGACAACCAAAGCAAAATGACAGTCAATGTATTTTAGTAATAAACTACAAACTTGAGTTTGGTCAGGGTCAGTAACAAATGCAAACTTTTTTTAAGATatagaaaaatatgtttatttataattgtataCCATAAATTCACtttgaagaaaataaagaaaatagtaTTAGACCTGTAAAGTATGacaaaaacacatctgcttCCCCAGCTGTTATGCAGGTGGcaatatgcaaattgatatggATCATATTACACAATAAGTGTTCATCATACATATGAAGACAGATGTTTACAAAAgcaaatgttgtaaatgtacttttttgataatataaaaaaaacaactgtaaaaCCAATCCTAGCAATTTAACAGTGCTCAAAAACTTGTGTTTAACTTAACATATGGCTATTTTGTGCACATTATTGTGAGTGATTATAATTCATTTTAGAATAGATATGCATATGCTAAACATTCACTTATAAAATGGCACTCAAAACCAAAAttgtgttaaattaaaaaaacaccagaTGTCTGTCATTACTGCAATTCATCTCTCCCCATTCATCCTACTTAATTGCTTTAACAGCTCTgagtttaaaaacattaacacaaaTATGCTTTTGATACACTCTGAGAAGCTATGGAATAAGAAACACCACAGGAAGAAGGTGCTTTCAAGTAAAGAAATCTTTGGAAATGGCCTCCACAGAGTTAGGGGCAGACATGAGGATGCCAATAGTGCAGAGAATGGTGAACATGGAAAAGGCCACGACGCAGAGGCGGTCGATGACAGATGCGGCGAATTTCCACTCGTTGCAGATGGACTCTTCCTCGTCTTGGTCGCGGAAGCGCTTGGCGATGTAACGCACCTCCTCCAGGATCTTGGCCAGCTCCGTGTCTCCACGCCCGTCGCTCACCGAGGGTGCTTGGGCGCCAGGAAGCAGCGTGTCTTCCTCGGCCGCCCCCACTAGCCGGCTGCAGATCGCACCGGAGTCGGGTGAGGCGGCGCAGTGCGTGCCCAGGTACAGCACGTTTCCGCTGGGTGGGTGCACGGTGCCGGAACTCAGCTCACCACTGGACACGCTGCCACGTGGCTGCTTATGACGGCAGGCGGAGCGCACCCGCTCCTCACCTGGCCTCTTCATCCTCAGGAACCAGGCACACCAGTTCAGCAGCACTACACGCGTCTAGGGGGCAGACAGAAAACACCACCCCATTGCAGTATGTTCTACACGTTTAAACACCACCATAATGCAGTCTCAGAAGTGCATGATTATGGTTCAGTTGCAAGACAAAGAACTGGGAGAGCCACTCACCCATGTTGGCATTTTGCCTCCATCAGGATCATGGTAGTGGTACTGTAAGACCCAAACTGTGGCTATCACAGATAAGCCAACAATGACCATGGTAGTGGCAAAATACTGGGCTGGTCAGAGAGACAAGAGGACCCTACTTTTGACCAATGCTATAAGAAAGTCCATTTAAATATCAAACATCCACATAGATAAAGTGCTACCAGATTCAAAGAATAATttt
It encodes the following:
- the trip4 gene encoding activating signal cointegrator 1 isoform X2, which encodes MTLFSDLLQGTDGRKKRFIDELIRRCQGSSTQVENGPELILMRDAVTEGPDVTKDTQKKSKRKGRNKQEVISVSQMEPEEETVKTPIDLIKAQENSASSLVKKKNKFVNLYAKEGQDRLAVLLPGRHSCDCLAQRHKLINNCMTCGRIVCEQEGSGPCLFCGSLVCTREEQEILQRDSNKSQKLRKKLMGDRIACEGSDKDYLPHQEARIKAGLEKAIQHKDKLLEYDKNSVRRTQVLDDESDYFATDSNQWLSPVEREALRKREAELRDLRHASRKDRKITLDFAGRRVLEEDENLTQYYNKFDETVKAINSGTLLQTQKSSVPAGRQHLRELVNPNIVQTAPQWVDVGGGETSRPRSKALDGKVSSERARLRLQDGELQEMADSGWCLSMHQPWASLLTRGIKRVEGRTWYTSHRGRLWIAAAAKRPSPQEMAQVEAMYRQIYKRDLQFPEEYPTGCLLGCVNMTDCLSQEQFREQYSEISEESASPFVFICTNPQELLVKFPMKGKHKIWKLESGVHQSAKKGLMQAI
- the trip4 gene encoding activating signal cointegrator 1 isoform X1, giving the protein MSDSLLRWCVDELNSNFGLEASDDIVHYILSINNAGEIAEYVGDLLQGTDGRKKRFIDELIRRCQGSSTQVENGPELILMRDAVTEGPDVTKDTQKKSKRKGRNKQEVISVSQMEPEEETVKTPIDLIKAQENSASSLVKKKNKFVNLYAKEGQDRLAVLLPGRHSCDCLAQRHKLINNCMTCGRIVCEQEGSGPCLFCGSLVCTREEQEILQRDSNKSQKLRKKLMGDRIACEGSDKDYLPHQEARIKAGLEKAIQHKDKLLEYDKNSVRRTQVLDDESDYFATDSNQWLSPVEREALRKREAELRDLRHASRKDRKITLDFAGRRVLEEDENLTQYYNKFDETVKAINSGTLLQTQKSSVPAGRQHLRELVNPNIVQTAPQWVDVGGGETSRPRSKALDGKVSSERARLRLQDGELQEMADSGWCLSMHQPWASLLTRGIKRVEGRTWYTSHRGRLWIAAAAKRPSPQEMAQVEAMYRQIYKRDLQFPEEYPTGCLLGCVNMTDCLSQEQFREQYSEISEESASPFVFICTNPQELLVKFPMKGKHKIWKLESGVHQSAKKGLMQAI